DNA sequence from the Thermoanaerobaculia bacterium genome:
GGTAGACCTCGCCCATGCCGCCCTCACCGAGCTTGGCGGTGATCTCGAAGGGGCCGAGGCGTTGACCGATCACCGGGACCCGTTCACGGGCGGCCTGCGGCGCGCTTGCGCAGCGCGAGCTGCCAGTGGAGCACCACCGTGATCGGCGGCTGCTCGCTGCTGCGACTGGCGGCGACGAGGAATCGCTGACCGTCGCCGGCGGCGGCGTAGGTGAAGATCGGCGTGTTGCCCGAAGACGGGATGCCGACGAAGAGGGGCCGCGGCGCGGAGCGCTCTTCGATCGCGCTGGCGCCCGGGCCGGCGCCGAGCTCGACGGCCATCAGGGTGCCGTCGTTGGCGCGGAAGTAGAGCTCTCGCCCGTCGGCGCGGCGCCAGCGGGGCATGGAGCCGCCGCCGGTCGAGATCTGCCAGAGCGCTCCGCTCGGCGGGACCGAGGTCACGAAAACTTCGAACTGCCCCTGGACGTCGCTGGCGTAGGCGACCCAGCGACCGTCCGGCGAGAACTGGAAGTACTGCTGCGCTCCGCCCGGGGGCAGGAACTCCACCGGCTTTTTATCGCCGGCGAGCGGCAGCAGCCAGGAGGCATAGGTGTTGCTGCCGAAGAGAAGCGATCGGCCATCCGGCGAAAAATCCCAGCTGTAGAGGGCCGACTTCGACTGCAGCAAGGTCTCCTCCGCCCGGCTGCGGTCGGCGCGCCGGCGGCGCATCTCGTACTGCGGCAGTCCGGAAAGATCCCACGTCGTGTAGACCAGTTCGTCGCCGTCCGGAGACCAGAGCGGATTCGCCCAGCCCGGAGCGGGCCCGAAGGTGAACCGCGAAGGCTCGCCGCTCGGCAGGTTCTGCACCCAGATGTCGGAAGGATCGCCGGAGCCATAGGCGACGCGCTTCTCGCCACGCGCCAGGCCCAAACCCTGCAGAGCGCGAATGTCCGGATTCACGACGGCGAGCCGCTCTCCGGCACGATTCATCCAGACGATCTCGACGACGTCGTCTCCCGAGTTGCTGAAAGCCAGAATCTCGTGCGAGGCGAGTGTGAAGGCCCCCGTGCCGGTGTTCATCGCGATGCCCACGCCGTCGGCGACGGGAATGGCCTCGCCCGAGAGCTTTCGCCGGACGCTGTCGAACGCCTGCGCCATGAGAACGGTACCGCGCCGGAAGAGAAGGTATCCGGAGCCGGCGGAGGCATCAGAGCCAGCGGAGTCGTCGATCCCGGAAAGAGTGGCAGGAGCGAATCGGGCCTGATCGCTGCCGTCGAGCACGCGCTGAGGCTCGGCGCCGTCGACGCTCCCGACGTAGACCCCGGCCCGCTCGGCAGAGGCCGTCAGGACCTGGAACAGAAAGCTCCGTCCATCCGGGAGAAACTGTGGGTAGCGGTGATACTCCTGCACCTCCCCGGACGCGGGCCGAGTGAGCGGTGCCGGCGTGCCGCCCTGAGCAGCCACCCGCGACAGACCCTCGACTCCCTGCTTCTGACTGAAGACGATCACGCCGTCTGGACTCCAGGAGCCA
Encoded proteins:
- a CDS encoding serine/threonine-protein kinase codes for the protein MIGQRLGPYEITAKLGEGGMGEVYRATDTKLRREVAIKVLPAAFTADKERLARFEREAQLLAQLHHPNIASIFGLEESDGVKALVMELVDGPTLAERLESGPLSFTESLSFALQIAQALEEAHEKGIVHRDLKPQNVKASSEGKAKVLDFGLAKAMESSAGGSSAADLARSPTLMQSPTLTAAHGTQLGVILGTAAYMAPEQARGLTVDKRADIWAFGVVLFEMLTGKRLFDGETVSDTLAAVLRQEIDWTALPEATPPAIRRLLRRCLARSPKNRLRDIGDARLVLDEVASGRAEENVVVGSVSGASEARPAPMMRQWRWLAPLLLLGAGLGAVTTSLLLRSPQAEIKREVRFQLTPPSELSPTRRGSGFELSPDGRFLVMSNATGIWVRALDAVESHPIARVEGPTYPFWSPDGAWIGFFAEGQLRKIPREGGAAQKICDAVEGRGGSWSPDGVIVFSQKQGVEGLSRVAAQGGTPAPLTRPASGEVQEYHRYPQFLPDGRSFLFQVLTASAERAGVYVGSVDGAEPQRVLDGSDQARFAPATLSGIDDSAGSDASAGSGYLLFRRGTVLMAQAFDSVRRKLSGEAIPVADGVGIAMNTGTGAFTLASHEILAFSNSGDDVVEIVWMNRAGERLAVVNPDIRALQGLGLARGEKRVAYGSGDPSDIWVQNLPSGEPSRFTFGPAPGWANPLWSPDGDELVYTTWDLSGLPQYEMRRRRADRSRAEETLLQSKSALYSWDFSPDGRSLLFGSNTYASWLLPLAGDKKPVEFLPPGGAQQYFQFSPDGRWVAYASDVQGQFEVFVTSVPPSGALWQISTGGGSMPRWRRADGRELYFRANDGTLMAVELGAGPGASAIEERSAPRPLFVGIPSSGNTPIFTYAAAGDGQRFLVAASRSSEQPPITVVLHWQLALRKRAAGRP